In Spodoptera frugiperda isolate SF20-4 chromosome 13, AGI-APGP_CSIRO_Sfru_2.0, whole genome shotgun sequence, the following are encoded in one genomic region:
- the LOC118270273 gene encoding uncharacterized protein LOC118270273 isoform X3 yields MKKVVKQFMAFIYNYTGGTPEANQYLIDLPKLLKIEAPIDVNPEEDPCEPEEEPEQPEADEISRELEWWETSDKDCKERPFVMFGDMEDFTPNQRRQVLKNAKRDKNAKAQKTAPGKWKEYAFRTMFLKSRCCNLGQIKDMYANKLPLPTKFECMSYTNGNGNDKDTMKGSKLSISGARGGSVDIRGNMGSILKIITSVPNAAPVNAKTELLGARDSMEITSTTRLRERVSIKPTENHPKTKILNIGRKRGSVFDVPDEEELVEKPVSSLHPHTHDVTYENIDQFETESNLGSIHNDSLQMINNRVPDTDRKINYERVCPMEKCQRMQVDSFMRSLPPYMRANPFTLFEQNFDHYETCSPEQLAMLKERIEHKKTKEVDNTIETEDPMEEWVGHGIAVQTSEGALDLPPCTCHVPSPSPASTDVVFNVQDLIPIKQAMDAIHRECLYDERINFDRFKLIGQESRSLLQEEIDKENEKEFKQARYDDIKKILNQHPSLLDIFQANVK; encoded by the exons ATGAAAAAAGTTGTTAAACAG TTCATGGCATTTATCTACAACTACACGGGAGGCACCCCGGAGGCCAACCAGTACCTGATAGATCTGCCCAAACTGCTGAAGATCGAAGCTCCCATAGATGTGAACCCTGAGGAGGATCCTTGTGAACCTGAGGAGGAACCGGAGCAGCCTGAAGCCGatgaaatat CTCGAGAACTGGAATGGTGGGAGACGTCAGATAAGGATTGCAAAGAGCGTCCGTTTGTGATGTTCGGTGACATGGAAGACTTCACTCCTAATCAGAGGCGACAGGTCCTTAAAAACGCCAAACGGGATAAGAACGCCAAGGCGCAGAAGACCGCGCCCGGAAAGTGGAAGGAATATG CTTTCAGAACCATGTTCCTGAAATCGAGATGTTGCAATTTGGGCCAAATAAAAGATATGTACGCGAACAAACTGCCGCTCCCCACCAAATTCGAATGTATGAGTTACACGAATGGCAATGGGAATGACAAGGATACGATGAAGGGATCCAAATTG tCAATCTCAGGGGCTCGTGGAGGAAGTGTAGACATACGAGGGAATATGGGCTCTATTCTAAAGATCAT TACATCAGTGCCAAATGCTGCGCCAGTGAATGCGAAGACAGAACTCCTTGGTGCTAGAGACTCTATGGAGATCACATCCACCACCAGACTG cgCGAACGCGTTTCAATAAAGCCAACGGAGAATCACCCTAAGACCAAAATTCTTAACATTGGAAGAAAGCGA GGTTCTGTCTTTGATGTACCGGATGAGGAAGAATTGGTGGAGAAGCCTGTCTCGTCATT ACATCCACATACACACGACGTCACCTATGAAAATATAGATCAATTTGAAACGGAATCGAACCTAGG aAGTATTCATAATGACAGTCTGCAAATGATAAATAATCGAGTTCCTGATACAGATCGCAAAATAAACTATGAAAGG GTGTGTCCCATGGAGAAGTGTCAGCGGATGCAAGTGGACTCCTTCATGAGGTCGCTGCCTCCATACATGAGGGCCAATCCCTTCACACTCTTCGAACAGAACTTCGACCATTACGAGACTTGTTCACCAG AACAACTGGCGATGTTAAAAGAACGTATTGAACATAAGAAGACCAAGGAGGTCGACAATACAATTGAGACTGAAGATCCGATGGAGGAGTGGGTAGGACATGGCATTGCTGTGCAGACGTCTGAAGGGGCCTTGGACCTGCCTCCCTGCACGTGTCATGTGCCCAGTCCTTCGCCTGCCTCCACCGATGTTGTGTTTAATG TTCAAGATTTGATCCCGATAAAGCAAGCAATGGACGCTATTCACCGTGAATGTTTGTACGACGAGAGAATCAACTTCGACAGGTTCAAGCTGATCGGACAGGAGAGCAGGTCCCTTTT
- the LOC118270273 gene encoding uncharacterized protein LOC118270273 isoform X1, with the protein MSHTSNITLSDGTEDKLESIREEQISPTASTVSKPIALEDLKKDISKCTCKRYYEMVKDSVTAERLEEILKEKEEELRSHYDQILEREREAIKERFDFILLNEQTRASYMLREAHRERQEKIRALQTQLQCKNLAALMYVMCTERRRSRLEKLRIIRDYKNYIDELHEILTEGQELILYLSKGYKTAARVDHEWREKMKKVVKQFMAFIYNYTGGTPEANQYLIDLPKLLKIEAPIDVNPEEDPCEPEEEPEQPEADEISRELEWWETSDKDCKERPFVMFGDMEDFTPNQRRQVLKNAKRDKNAKAQKTAPGKWKEYAFRTMFLKSRCCNLGQIKDMYANKLPLPTKFECMSYTNGNGNDKDTMKGSKLSISGARGGSVDIRGNMGSILKIITSVPNAAPVNAKTELLGARDSMEITSTTRLRERVSIKPTENHPKTKILNIGRKRGSVFDVPDEEELVEKPVSSLHPHTHDVTYENIDQFETESNLGSIHNDSLQMINNRVPDTDRKINYERVCPMEKCQRMQVDSFMRSLPPYMRANPFTLFEQNFDHYETCSPEQLAMLKERIEHKKTKEVDNTIETEDPMEEWVGHGIAVQTSEGALDLPPCTCHVPSPSPASTDVVFNVQDLIPIKQAMDAIHRECLYDERINFDRFKLIGQESRSLLQEEIDKENEKEFKQARYDDIKKILNQHPSLLDIFQANVK; encoded by the exons ATGTCTCATACAAGTAATATTACTCTTAGTGATGGAACGGAAGACAAGTTGGAAAGTATACGAGAAGAACAGATTTCTCCAACAGCTTCTACTGTCTCTAAACCGATTGCTTTAGAAgacttaaaaaaagatatatcaaaatgtaccTGCAAAAGATACTATGAG ATGGTGAAAGATTCAGTAACTGCTGAAAGACTTGAAGAGATTTTAAAGGAGAAGGAAGAAGAACTACGGTCGCATTACGATCAAATATTAGAACGAGAGAGGGAAGCAATTAAAGAACGATTTGACTTCATTTTATT AAATGAACAAACACGCGCATCTTATATGCTTCGTGAAGCACACAGAGAAAGGCAAGAAAAAATCAGGGCCTTACAAACTCAGTTACAGTGTAAAAacttggcagctttgatgtatGTCATGTGTACAGAAAGACGGAGAAGTAGACTAGAGAAGCTGAGGATTATAAGag attacaaaaattacattGATGAACTACATGAAATATTGACGGAGGGTCAGGAATTAATTCTTTATCTATCGAAAGGATACAAAACTGCTGCAAGAGTAGATCACGAATGGAGGGAGAAGATGAAAAAAGTTGTTAAACAG TTCATGGCATTTATCTACAACTACACGGGAGGCACCCCGGAGGCCAACCAGTACCTGATAGATCTGCCCAAACTGCTGAAGATCGAAGCTCCCATAGATGTGAACCCTGAGGAGGATCCTTGTGAACCTGAGGAGGAACCGGAGCAGCCTGAAGCCGatgaaatat CTCGAGAACTGGAATGGTGGGAGACGTCAGATAAGGATTGCAAAGAGCGTCCGTTTGTGATGTTCGGTGACATGGAAGACTTCACTCCTAATCAGAGGCGACAGGTCCTTAAAAACGCCAAACGGGATAAGAACGCCAAGGCGCAGAAGACCGCGCCCGGAAAGTGGAAGGAATATG CTTTCAGAACCATGTTCCTGAAATCGAGATGTTGCAATTTGGGCCAAATAAAAGATATGTACGCGAACAAACTGCCGCTCCCCACCAAATTCGAATGTATGAGTTACACGAATGGCAATGGGAATGACAAGGATACGATGAAGGGATCCAAATTG tCAATCTCAGGGGCTCGTGGAGGAAGTGTAGACATACGAGGGAATATGGGCTCTATTCTAAAGATCAT TACATCAGTGCCAAATGCTGCGCCAGTGAATGCGAAGACAGAACTCCTTGGTGCTAGAGACTCTATGGAGATCACATCCACCACCAGACTG cgCGAACGCGTTTCAATAAAGCCAACGGAGAATCACCCTAAGACCAAAATTCTTAACATTGGAAGAAAGCGA GGTTCTGTCTTTGATGTACCGGATGAGGAAGAATTGGTGGAGAAGCCTGTCTCGTCATT ACATCCACATACACACGACGTCACCTATGAAAATATAGATCAATTTGAAACGGAATCGAACCTAGG aAGTATTCATAATGACAGTCTGCAAATGATAAATAATCGAGTTCCTGATACAGATCGCAAAATAAACTATGAAAGG GTGTGTCCCATGGAGAAGTGTCAGCGGATGCAAGTGGACTCCTTCATGAGGTCGCTGCCTCCATACATGAGGGCCAATCCCTTCACACTCTTCGAACAGAACTTCGACCATTACGAGACTTGTTCACCAG AACAACTGGCGATGTTAAAAGAACGTATTGAACATAAGAAGACCAAGGAGGTCGACAATACAATTGAGACTGAAGATCCGATGGAGGAGTGGGTAGGACATGGCATTGCTGTGCAGACGTCTGAAGGGGCCTTGGACCTGCCTCCCTGCACGTGTCATGTGCCCAGTCCTTCGCCTGCCTCCACCGATGTTGTGTTTAATG TTCAAGATTTGATCCCGATAAAGCAAGCAATGGACGCTATTCACCGTGAATGTTTGTACGACGAGAGAATCAACTTCGACAGGTTCAAGCTGATCGGACAGGAGAGCAGGTCCCTTTT
- the LOC118270273 gene encoding uncharacterized protein LOC118270273 isoform X2: MSHTSNITLSDGTEDKLESIREEQISPTASTVSKPIALEDLKKDISKCTCKRYYEMVKDSVTAERLEEILKEKEEELRSHYDQILEREREAIKERFDFILLNEQTRASYMLREAHRERQEKIRALQTQLQCKNLAALMYVMCTERRRSRLEKLRIIRDYKNYIDELHEILTEGQELILYLSKGYKTAARVDHEWREKMKKVVKQFMAFIYNYTGGTPEANQYLIDLPKLLKIEAPIDVNPEEDPCEPEEEPEQPEADEISRELEWWETSDKDCKERPFVMFGDMEDFTPNQRRQVLKNAKRDKNAKAQKTAPGKWKEYAFRTMFLKSRCCNLGQIKDMYANKLPLPTKFECMSYTNGNGNDKDTMKGSKLSISGARGGSVDIRGNMGSILKIITSVPNAAPVNAKTELLGARDSMEITSTTRLGSVFDVPDEEELVEKPVSSLHPHTHDVTYENIDQFETESNLGSIHNDSLQMINNRVPDTDRKINYERVCPMEKCQRMQVDSFMRSLPPYMRANPFTLFEQNFDHYETCSPEQLAMLKERIEHKKTKEVDNTIETEDPMEEWVGHGIAVQTSEGALDLPPCTCHVPSPSPASTDVVFNVQDLIPIKQAMDAIHRECLYDERINFDRFKLIGQESRSLLQEEIDKENEKEFKQARYDDIKKILNQHPSLLDIFQANVK; encoded by the exons ATGTCTCATACAAGTAATATTACTCTTAGTGATGGAACGGAAGACAAGTTGGAAAGTATACGAGAAGAACAGATTTCTCCAACAGCTTCTACTGTCTCTAAACCGATTGCTTTAGAAgacttaaaaaaagatatatcaaaatgtaccTGCAAAAGATACTATGAG ATGGTGAAAGATTCAGTAACTGCTGAAAGACTTGAAGAGATTTTAAAGGAGAAGGAAGAAGAACTACGGTCGCATTACGATCAAATATTAGAACGAGAGAGGGAAGCAATTAAAGAACGATTTGACTTCATTTTATT AAATGAACAAACACGCGCATCTTATATGCTTCGTGAAGCACACAGAGAAAGGCAAGAAAAAATCAGGGCCTTACAAACTCAGTTACAGTGTAAAAacttggcagctttgatgtatGTCATGTGTACAGAAAGACGGAGAAGTAGACTAGAGAAGCTGAGGATTATAAGag attacaaaaattacattGATGAACTACATGAAATATTGACGGAGGGTCAGGAATTAATTCTTTATCTATCGAAAGGATACAAAACTGCTGCAAGAGTAGATCACGAATGGAGGGAGAAGATGAAAAAAGTTGTTAAACAG TTCATGGCATTTATCTACAACTACACGGGAGGCACCCCGGAGGCCAACCAGTACCTGATAGATCTGCCCAAACTGCTGAAGATCGAAGCTCCCATAGATGTGAACCCTGAGGAGGATCCTTGTGAACCTGAGGAGGAACCGGAGCAGCCTGAAGCCGatgaaatat CTCGAGAACTGGAATGGTGGGAGACGTCAGATAAGGATTGCAAAGAGCGTCCGTTTGTGATGTTCGGTGACATGGAAGACTTCACTCCTAATCAGAGGCGACAGGTCCTTAAAAACGCCAAACGGGATAAGAACGCCAAGGCGCAGAAGACCGCGCCCGGAAAGTGGAAGGAATATG CTTTCAGAACCATGTTCCTGAAATCGAGATGTTGCAATTTGGGCCAAATAAAAGATATGTACGCGAACAAACTGCCGCTCCCCACCAAATTCGAATGTATGAGTTACACGAATGGCAATGGGAATGACAAGGATACGATGAAGGGATCCAAATTG tCAATCTCAGGGGCTCGTGGAGGAAGTGTAGACATACGAGGGAATATGGGCTCTATTCTAAAGATCAT TACATCAGTGCCAAATGCTGCGCCAGTGAATGCGAAGACAGAACTCCTTGGTGCTAGAGACTCTATGGAGATCACATCCACCACCAGACTG GGTTCTGTCTTTGATGTACCGGATGAGGAAGAATTGGTGGAGAAGCCTGTCTCGTCATT ACATCCACATACACACGACGTCACCTATGAAAATATAGATCAATTTGAAACGGAATCGAACCTAGG aAGTATTCATAATGACAGTCTGCAAATGATAAATAATCGAGTTCCTGATACAGATCGCAAAATAAACTATGAAAGG GTGTGTCCCATGGAGAAGTGTCAGCGGATGCAAGTGGACTCCTTCATGAGGTCGCTGCCTCCATACATGAGGGCCAATCCCTTCACACTCTTCGAACAGAACTTCGACCATTACGAGACTTGTTCACCAG AACAACTGGCGATGTTAAAAGAACGTATTGAACATAAGAAGACCAAGGAGGTCGACAATACAATTGAGACTGAAGATCCGATGGAGGAGTGGGTAGGACATGGCATTGCTGTGCAGACGTCTGAAGGGGCCTTGGACCTGCCTCCCTGCACGTGTCATGTGCCCAGTCCTTCGCCTGCCTCCACCGATGTTGTGTTTAATG TTCAAGATTTGATCCCGATAAAGCAAGCAATGGACGCTATTCACCGTGAATGTTTGTACGACGAGAGAATCAACTTCGACAGGTTCAAGCTGATCGGACAGGAGAGCAGGTCCCTTTT